From a region of the Pseudoxanthobacter soli DSM 19599 genome:
- a CDS encoding nucleotide disphospho-sugar-binding domain-containing protein yields MSRKTIALFPEASYGAALNCVGIAQALRREGANPVFICHDGFRGVFAEYGFAEYPLPPVEEQDGGDAVDWNAFVARHRESFRLSPLDQIEAYVVPTWQAIVDSAAHAEAPLRQLLARLKPAAVVLDNVVMFPAIKRAGVPWVRVISCAETELPDPAVPPYLSGCASDDPAGWKTFSERYDAAVAPVHQRFNALLEDAGLPPYPVPQFLEPSPWLNLLLAPEALRHRRAEPLDPERFVFLEGCVRNEGPYEPPTFADRDDGPLVYVSFGSLGAMDTGLIERMIDVFSTLPCRFLVAVGAWRDHYRLVPDNVYLDAWFPQPSVVRQSRLFIHHGGNNSVCEALYFGVPSLVMPYCWDGHDNARRVEEAGVGRALDRYGWSPEELRAAILGLLADRTMDARLEAGAARMQSADGASVAARAILKAIAAPAR; encoded by the coding sequence ATGAGCCGGAAGACGATCGCGTTGTTCCCGGAGGCGAGCTACGGCGCGGCGCTCAATTGCGTCGGCATCGCCCAGGCGCTGCGTCGCGAGGGGGCCAATCCGGTCTTCATCTGCCACGACGGCTTCCGCGGCGTGTTCGCCGAATACGGCTTCGCCGAATATCCGCTTCCCCCGGTGGAGGAACAGGATGGCGGCGACGCCGTCGACTGGAACGCCTTCGTCGCCCGCCACCGCGAGAGCTTCCGCCTGTCGCCGCTCGACCAGATCGAAGCCTATGTGGTGCCGACCTGGCAGGCGATCGTGGATTCGGCCGCACATGCCGAGGCGCCGCTGCGCCAGTTGCTGGCGCGGCTGAAGCCGGCGGCGGTCGTGCTCGACAATGTCGTGATGTTCCCGGCGATCAAGCGCGCGGGCGTGCCCTGGGTGCGGGTGATCTCGTGCGCCGAGACCGAACTGCCCGATCCTGCCGTGCCGCCCTATCTCTCCGGCTGTGCGAGCGACGATCCGGCGGGCTGGAAGACGTTCTCGGAGCGCTACGACGCGGCGGTCGCGCCCGTCCACCAGCGTTTCAACGCCCTTTTGGAGGACGCCGGGCTGCCGCCCTATCCCGTGCCGCAGTTCCTTGAGCCGTCGCCGTGGCTCAACCTGCTGCTCGCGCCGGAAGCGCTGCGCCATCGCCGCGCCGAGCCGCTCGATCCGGAGCGGTTCGTGTTTCTCGAAGGCTGCGTCCGCAACGAGGGCCCCTACGAGCCGCCGACCTTCGCCGACCGCGACGACGGTCCGCTGGTCTATGTCAGCTTCGGTTCGCTCGGCGCGATGGATACCGGCCTGATCGAGCGGATGATCGACGTGTTCTCCACGCTGCCGTGCCGCTTCCTGGTGGCCGTCGGCGCGTGGCGGGACCATTACCGGCTGGTGCCGGACAATGTCTATCTCGATGCCTGGTTTCCGCAGCCGTCCGTGGTGCGCCAGAGCCGCCTCTTCATCCACCACGGCGGCAACAACAGCGTCTGCGAGGCGCTCTATTTCGGCGTGCCGTCGCTGGTGATGCCCTATTGCTGGGATGGCCACGATAATGCCCGCCGCGTCGAGGAGGCCGGTGTCGGCCGCGCCCTCGACCGCTACGGCTGGTCGCCGGAAGAGCTGCGCGCCGCCATTCTCGGCCTTCTCGCCGACCGCACGATGGATGCCCGGCTCGAAGCCGGCGCGGCGCGGATGCAGTCGGCCGACGGCGCGTCCGTCGCCGCGCGCGCCATCCTCAAGGCCATCGCCGCGCCGGCGCGCTGA
- a CDS encoding polyamine ABC transporter substrate-binding protein has product MTTAARTSAAKLARPALAATLGAAMLASTVAAGHAADLVISNWSGYMAPDIAETFKAATGLSIEVVNHATNEEIMGKLVAGKGKGYDVVFVSSPFAEALHKMDLTAPIDHEKVPNLSNLYPEAQQLAYDPGNTFSVPYTWGTTGLCYRSDLVKGPVDSWYNLLKPDDQLKGKVTMLATDRWLMAAGLIPLGFSVNATEPSQIADATKLLIEAKKTLLAYDDTTFYSKLVSGEALLTHAWDGWCNYGIAENPAIKFVVPKEGSDLWVDTIVVMKNSEKQDAAMKFINFLLEPTNHAWAASNIDYKVPNKAAMELLPADFLKQFPNMATPPAELMKYELMRDLGPAQREYSRAVSEIKAAN; this is encoded by the coding sequence ATGACGACCGCCGCACGGACATCCGCAGCAAAACTGGCACGGCCTGCCCTCGCCGCCACCCTCGGGGCCGCGATGCTGGCTTCGACCGTTGCGGCCGGCCACGCCGCCGACCTCGTGATCTCCAACTGGAGCGGCTACATGGCGCCCGACATCGCGGAGACCTTCAAGGCCGCGACCGGGCTCTCCATCGAGGTGGTGAACCATGCCACCAACGAGGAGATCATGGGCAAGCTCGTCGCCGGCAAGGGCAAGGGCTACGACGTGGTGTTCGTGTCGTCGCCGTTCGCCGAGGCGCTGCACAAGATGGACCTGACGGCGCCCATCGACCACGAAAAGGTGCCGAACCTCTCCAACCTCTATCCGGAGGCGCAGCAGCTCGCCTACGATCCCGGCAACACCTTCTCCGTGCCCTATACCTGGGGCACCACGGGCCTGTGCTACCGCTCCGACCTCGTCAAGGGCCCGGTCGACAGCTGGTACAACCTGCTGAAGCCGGACGACCAGCTGAAGGGCAAGGTGACGATGCTGGCGACCGACCGCTGGCTGATGGCGGCGGGCCTCATTCCGCTCGGCTTCTCGGTCAACGCCACCGAGCCCTCGCAGATCGCCGACGCGACCAAGCTGCTGATCGAGGCCAAGAAGACCCTGCTCGCCTATGACGACACCACGTTCTATTCCAAGCTCGTCTCCGGCGAGGCGCTCTTGACCCACGCCTGGGACGGCTGGTGCAATTACGGCATCGCCGAGAACCCGGCGATCAAGTTCGTCGTGCCGAAGGAAGGCTCCGACCTGTGGGTCGACACCATCGTGGTGATGAAGAATTCCGAGAAGCAGGACGCGGCGATGAAGTTCATCAACTTCCTGCTGGAGCCGACCAACCACGCCTGGGCCGCGTCGAACATCGACTACAAGGTGCCGAACAAGGCCGCGATGGAGCTGCTGCCCGCTGACTTCCTGAAGCAGTTCCCGAACATGGCGACCCCGCCGGCCGAACTGATGAAGTACGAGCTGATGCGCGATCTCGGCCCGGCGCAGCGCGAATATTCCCGCGCCGTCAGCGAGATCAAGGCCGCGAACTGA
- a CDS encoding autotransporter outer membrane beta-barrel domain-containing protein encodes MKAAFWSGADRRVEGRRRTLADRRVAALLLGTTSLLVLPLGGAAEAADPACAGVPLCNVQRGANGQNGEILFNWRTFGTAGSAAAPITQSNSGAIGGVANSAILLWSIGGNGGNGDYGVLRNVPGEPGGAGGSVTLTNSGAISGGSNHTTAVPLISLISQGGTGGNGFKAGDLGGLGAGGKGGDVTVNLTANVTASGTFTPALYMLSQGGDAGGGPNNARGGTEDYRMQTDAGGAGGLVSLTMSSQSTVSTSGANAPAIVLASFGGIGGTATANTSTYYASNGGAGGTVTFTNNGGTVTTSGANSSAVVLQSVGNKGGTGGGGAFTSAAPGGSGGNGGDVTAVNSGTITTGGAYGFGILAQSVGGSGGQGAKSTFASGGSGGATGSAGKVSITNNGTIKTAGAGATAILAQSIGGGNALDAFQATTPSANSGGGGAGGGAGLFGSGGAGGAGGPAGEVWVYQASTATISTTGAAANGVLAQSVGGGGGTGGVASSAFAFVAVALGGRGGGGGDGNTVTFQGAGGTITTTGANSTAILAQSIGGGGGTGGYAVAKSVGYGFSVASATGGAGGGGGKGGKVSVTSNTAVTTSGTQAMGIQAASIGGGGGTGGAANALAVALPAYTPSGKPLPSVAISNSIGGAGGDGGGADEAKITNTAKVVTYGTGSIGLISQSIGGGGGNAGNAMSYGLAIAAPGATAFNVTNAIGGSGGGGGAGGLAEVINKGTVITVGADAVGIMAESIGGGGGNSGSASASADALSLYRTITFGQTIGGTNNKGGGSGGRVHVSNDGTVETAGEAAYGIFAQSIGGGGGNGGTVNASAASGLSFDKTLDGLVQKLPLADAVSIVNAIGGSGGVAGNGGKVEVETGSTSVIKTGGAMSVGIFAQSVGGGGGTGGGGSNSSSGKTNIKLSFGGSGGQGGTGGGVTVSNGGTITTSGSGAHGIFAQSVGGGGGSGGSLTAAEDGTPDTVGEIWTVLKNAVGVGAYEAWAADKGNAETKEKLDAFIKDIQDSKTYKSLSDSFKNSDFYKQMQTFGGKITDYLDAQEKGAVKRPDVTLTLSIGGSGGSGGKGGSVTVTNQASGSIVTNDAVAYGILAQSVGGGGGQGGLSYSSGTSKTNLAGTIGGTGGDGGAGGVVEVYNRGAIRTFGGASYGVFAQSVGGGGGIGVGATSGDNENLVINLTLGRTGGGGGNGASVSVTNSNLISTAGDEAHGIVAQSIGGGGGAFVMNPETGKEDEAESDGKASDSASDSTSDPATEEASESTITSLLKAVGIEKVPAASTDSEKPSAKSYGLTFSGAGGAAGKGGDVTVSHSGTIETSGEASFGILAQSVGGGGGISNAAGSTGGVKYSGSKGGKGGSAGDGGVVYVTLGGSGASSPPAVITTSGDYSTAVVAQSIGGGGGYGGASVLQGFTLPVIGGTGGTSGDGGGIRIFTPYGRSNAVTINTTGTEAHGIFAQSLGGGGGMVSDLLKTDTTVRTTLTQVSTLLTAIIAAGGGKGTVLDNIDKVPESLQGVVRLFGDDADTVDSVVTKIKDALDNRSAAKGTGGYVQVDVNGSISATGEGSYGIFAQSGFQRLDGTLDPGRAGGNITITYTGMIKGGSGDGAAIVVDGGKANTITIGAGSNVSALSGHAVIGTFGEDRLANFGTLSGDIDLAYGGSKEFNEFLNEAGGTYISGGTGTINLGSRGWFYNAGTFDVGGVGTIATATIKNVDVQLGGALLVDVNSVAGTGQQNADLLKTERLTVDGVAIKPNAVEGLLPGSFTVISASSITTKKAATAGASPASPISWTASQSGNDIAISPSAAFVAKAGGDLTDTERSLLNSLQNAWDMKNASMAGTFADMANLTTADQYRLAINSLSVTEGQGQPAASQTLDTRRSLNSALSCPVFEGSSTMIGESQCVWARVTGSRMAQFDGGNAGGFTQNAMSYRLGGQWEFSPDWFLGATAAYTNSWLQTSDGLTSINGSGGDISVALKHQMGAWLFAGAVNLGYSSADSSSRFFVGEDQWQADVASDVWTAGVRLRAAYEFAFANWYVRPYADLDVLHTSMPGYSLSGDGATLRAGDMQAWTVAFEPAVEIGARVNLGDYGWLRPYATVGATFIGGSGLTQDVAFSDGGGQGINFTSTSNMPDRLLDLGAGLQFFTKDKYELRGEYKAQIADDFLNQEIGLRMAIRF; translated from the coding sequence TTGAAAGCTGCATTCTGGTCGGGCGCGGATCGCCGCGTTGAAGGTCGTCGCCGCACGCTCGCGGATCGTCGCGTCGCGGCACTGCTGCTCGGAACCACCAGCCTGCTGGTGCTGCCGCTGGGCGGCGCGGCCGAGGCGGCCGATCCGGCCTGCGCCGGCGTTCCGCTCTGCAACGTCCAGCGCGGTGCCAACGGCCAGAACGGCGAAATCCTGTTCAACTGGCGCACGTTCGGCACGGCCGGGTCTGCGGCCGCGCCCATCACCCAGTCCAACAGCGGGGCCATCGGCGGCGTGGCGAACTCCGCGATCCTGCTGTGGTCGATCGGCGGCAACGGCGGGAACGGCGATTACGGCGTCCTGCGCAACGTGCCGGGCGAGCCCGGCGGCGCGGGCGGCTCGGTCACCCTCACCAATTCGGGCGCCATCTCCGGCGGGTCGAACCACACCACGGCCGTGCCGCTGATCTCGCTGATCTCCCAGGGCGGCACCGGCGGCAACGGCTTCAAGGCCGGCGATCTCGGCGGGCTCGGGGCCGGCGGCAAGGGCGGCGACGTGACCGTCAACCTCACGGCCAATGTGACCGCCTCCGGCACGTTCACGCCCGCGCTCTACATGCTGTCCCAGGGCGGCGATGCCGGCGGCGGCCCGAACAATGCCCGCGGCGGCACCGAAGACTACCGGATGCAGACGGATGCCGGCGGCGCCGGCGGCCTCGTCTCGCTGACCATGTCCAGCCAGTCGACCGTGTCGACCAGCGGCGCCAACGCGCCCGCGATCGTGCTGGCCTCGTTCGGCGGCATCGGCGGCACCGCGACCGCGAACACCAGCACCTATTATGCCTCGAACGGCGGTGCCGGCGGCACGGTCACGTTCACCAACAACGGCGGCACCGTCACCACCTCCGGCGCCAACTCGTCCGCCGTCGTGCTCCAGAGCGTCGGCAACAAGGGCGGCACCGGCGGCGGCGGCGCCTTCACCTCGGCCGCTCCGGGCGGCTCGGGCGGCAACGGCGGCGACGTGACGGCGGTCAATTCCGGCACGATCACCACCGGCGGCGCCTATGGCTTCGGCATTCTGGCGCAGTCGGTCGGCGGCTCCGGCGGGCAGGGAGCGAAGTCGACCTTCGCCTCGGGCGGCTCGGGCGGCGCGACCGGTTCGGCCGGCAAGGTCAGCATCACCAACAACGGCACCATCAAGACCGCCGGGGCGGGCGCGACCGCGATCCTCGCCCAGAGCATCGGCGGCGGCAACGCGCTCGATGCCTTCCAGGCGACCACGCCCAGCGCCAACAGTGGCGGCGGCGGCGCCGGCGGCGGCGCGGGGCTGTTCGGCTCGGGCGGTGCCGGCGGTGCCGGCGGTCCGGCCGGCGAGGTCTGGGTCTACCAGGCCTCGACCGCGACCATCTCCACCACGGGCGCGGCCGCGAACGGCGTGCTGGCGCAGTCGGTCGGCGGCGGCGGCGGCACCGGCGGCGTCGCCTCCAGCGCCTTCGCCTTCGTCGCGGTGGCCCTCGGCGGCCGCGGCGGCGGCGGCGGCGACGGCAACACCGTCACCTTCCAGGGCGCCGGCGGCACCATCACCACCACCGGCGCGAACTCCACGGCCATCCTGGCGCAGTCGATCGGCGGCGGCGGCGGCACCGGCGGCTATGCGGTGGCGAAGTCGGTCGGCTACGGCTTCTCGGTCGCCTCCGCCACCGGCGGCGCTGGCGGCGGCGGCGGCAAGGGCGGCAAGGTCTCCGTCACCAGCAACACAGCGGTGACGACCTCCGGCACCCAGGCGATGGGCATCCAGGCCGCCAGCATCGGCGGCGGCGGCGGTACCGGCGGCGCGGCGAACGCGCTCGCTGTCGCGCTGCCGGCCTACACCCCGTCCGGCAAGCCGCTCCCGTCGGTCGCCATCTCCAACTCCATCGGCGGCGCGGGCGGCGACGGCGGCGGGGCGGACGAGGCGAAGATCACCAACACCGCCAAGGTCGTCACCTACGGCACCGGTTCCATCGGCCTCATCTCCCAGAGCATCGGCGGCGGCGGCGGCAATGCCGGCAACGCCATGTCCTACGGCCTCGCCATCGCGGCGCCGGGCGCGACCGCGTTCAACGTCACCAACGCCATCGGCGGCAGCGGCGGCGGTGGCGGCGCGGGCGGGCTCGCCGAGGTCATCAACAAGGGAACCGTCATCACCGTCGGCGCCGATGCCGTCGGCATCATGGCGGAATCGATCGGCGGCGGCGGCGGCAATTCCGGCTCCGCGTCCGCCTCGGCAGACGCGCTCAGCCTCTATCGCACCATCACCTTCGGCCAGACCATCGGCGGCACCAACAACAAGGGCGGGGGTTCCGGCGGCCGGGTCCACGTTTCCAACGACGGCACCGTGGAGACCGCGGGCGAGGCCGCCTACGGCATCTTCGCCCAGTCCATCGGCGGCGGCGGCGGCAACGGCGGCACGGTGAACGCCTCGGCGGCTTCCGGCCTGTCGTTCGACAAGACCCTCGACGGCCTCGTCCAGAAGCTTCCGCTCGCCGACGCGGTGTCGATCGTCAACGCCATCGGCGGCTCCGGCGGCGTGGCCGGCAACGGCGGCAAGGTCGAGGTCGAGACCGGCAGCACCTCCGTCATCAAGACCGGCGGCGCGATGTCCGTGGGCATCTTCGCCCAGTCGGTCGGCGGCGGCGGCGGCACCGGCGGCGGCGGCAGCAATTCCTCCAGCGGCAAGACCAACATCAAGCTGTCGTTCGGCGGCTCGGGCGGCCAGGGCGGCACCGGCGGCGGTGTCACGGTGTCGAACGGCGGCACCATCACCACGTCCGGCAGCGGCGCCCACGGCATCTTCGCCCAGTCTGTCGGCGGCGGCGGTGGCAGCGGCGGCAGCCTGACCGCGGCCGAGGACGGCACGCCGGACACCGTCGGCGAGATCTGGACGGTCCTGAAGAACGCGGTCGGCGTCGGCGCCTACGAAGCGTGGGCGGCCGACAAGGGCAATGCCGAGACCAAGGAAAAGCTCGACGCCTTCATCAAGGACATCCAGGACTCCAAGACCTACAAGTCCCTGTCGGATTCCTTCAAGAACTCCGACTTCTACAAGCAGATGCAGACGTTCGGGGGCAAGATCACCGACTATCTCGACGCCCAGGAGAAGGGCGCCGTGAAGCGGCCCGACGTGACGCTCACGCTCTCCATCGGCGGCAGCGGCGGCAGCGGCGGCAAGGGCGGCAGCGTGACGGTCACCAACCAGGCGTCCGGCAGCATCGTCACCAACGACGCCGTCGCCTACGGCATCCTCGCGCAGTCGGTCGGCGGCGGCGGCGGCCAGGGCGGCCTGTCCTATTCGTCCGGCACCAGCAAGACCAACCTCGCCGGCACCATCGGCGGCACCGGGGGCGACGGTGGCGCGGGCGGCGTCGTCGAGGTCTACAATCGCGGCGCGATCCGCACCTTCGGTGGTGCGTCCTACGGCGTGTTCGCCCAGTCGGTCGGCGGCGGCGGCGGCATCGGCGTCGGCGCGACGAGCGGCGACAACGAGAACCTCGTCATCAACCTCACCCTCGGCCGCACCGGCGGCGGCGGCGGTAACGGCGCCTCGGTCTCGGTCACGAACAGCAACCTGATCTCCACCGCCGGCGACGAGGCCCACGGCATCGTGGCCCAGTCGATCGGCGGCGGCGGCGGCGCGTTCGTGATGAACCCGGAGACCGGCAAGGAGGACGAGGCGGAAAGCGACGGCAAGGCATCGGATTCGGCATCGGATTCCACCTCGGATCCGGCGACCGAAGAAGCCTCGGAGAGCACCATCACCTCCCTGCTCAAGGCGGTCGGGATCGAGAAGGTGCCGGCGGCCTCAACCGATTCCGAGAAGCCGTCCGCCAAGTCCTACGGCCTGACCTTCAGCGGCGCCGGCGGCGCGGCCGGCAAGGGCGGCGACGTCACCGTCAGCCACAGCGGCACCATCGAAACCTCCGGCGAGGCCTCGTTCGGCATTCTCGCCCAGTCGGTCGGCGGCGGCGGCGGCATCTCCAACGCCGCCGGCAGCACCGGCGGGGTGAAATATTCCGGCTCCAAGGGCGGCAAGGGCGGGTCGGCCGGCGACGGCGGCGTGGTCTATGTCACGCTCGGCGGGTCCGGCGCGTCGAGCCCTCCGGCGGTCATCACCACCTCCGGCGACTATTCGACCGCTGTGGTGGCGCAGTCGATCGGCGGCGGCGGCGGCTATGGCGGCGCCTCGGTCCTGCAGGGGTTCACCCTGCCGGTCATCGGCGGCACCGGCGGCACCAGCGGCGACGGCGGCGGCATCAGGATCTTCACGCCCTATGGCCGCAGCAACGCCGTGACGATCAACACCACCGGCACCGAGGCCCACGGCATCTTCGCCCAGTCCCTCGGCGGCGGCGGCGGCATGGTCTCGGACCTCCTCAAGACTGACACCACGGTCCGCACCACGCTGACCCAGGTCTCCACCCTGCTCACCGCGATCATCGCTGCGGGCGGCGGCAAGGGAACCGTGCTCGACAACATCGACAAGGTGCCGGAATCGCTCCAGGGCGTCGTGCGGCTGTTCGGCGACGACGCCGACACCGTCGACAGCGTCGTCACGAAGATCAAGGACGCGCTCGACAACCGCAGCGCCGCGAAGGGCACCGGCGGCTACGTCCAGGTCGACGTCAACGGCTCGATCTCCGCCACGGGCGAGGGCTCCTACGGCATCTTCGCCCAGAGCGGGTTCCAGCGCCTCGACGGCACCCTCGATCCCGGCCGCGCCGGCGGCAACATCACCATCACCTATACCGGCATGATCAAGGGCGGCTCGGGGGACGGCGCCGCGATCGTCGTCGACGGCGGCAAGGCGAACACCATCACCATCGGCGCCGGCTCCAATGTCAGCGCGCTCTCCGGACACGCCGTCATCGGCACGTTCGGCGAGGACCGGCTCGCCAATTTCGGCACGCTCTCCGGCGACATCGACCTCGCCTATGGCGGCTCGAAGGAATTCAACGAGTTCCTGAACGAGGCCGGCGGCACCTATATCAGCGGCGGCACCGGCACGATCAATCTCGGCAGCCGCGGCTGGTTCTACAATGCCGGCACGTTCGATGTCGGCGGCGTCGGCACCATCGCGACGGCGACGATCAAGAATGTCGACGTCCAGCTCGGCGGCGCCCTCCTCGTCGACGTCAACAGCGTCGCGGGCACCGGCCAGCAGAACGCCGACCTTCTTAAGACCGAGCGCCTGACCGTCGACGGTGTCGCGATCAAGCCGAACGCGGTGGAAGGCCTGCTGCCCGGCAGCTTCACCGTGATCTCGGCATCCTCGATCACGACGAAGAAGGCCGCGACGGCGGGCGCCAGTCCCGCGAGCCCGATCTCGTGGACGGCGAGCCAGTCCGGCAACGACATCGCGATCTCGCCCTCGGCAGCGTTCGTCGCCAAGGCCGGCGGCGACCTCACCGATACCGAGCGGTCGCTGCTCAACAGCCTGCAGAATGCGTGGGACATGAAGAACGCCAGCATGGCCGGCACGTTCGCCGACATGGCGAACCTCACCACCGCCGATCAGTACCGCCTCGCCATCAACAGCCTGTCGGTCACCGAAGGCCAGGGCCAGCCGGCGGCCAGCCAGACGCTCGATACCCGCCGCTCGCTCAACTCCGCCCTGAGCTGTCCGGTGTTCGAGGGCTCCAGCACCATGATCGGCGAGAGCCAGTGCGTGTGGGCGCGCGTCACCGGCTCGCGCATGGCGCAGTTCGACGGCGGCAATGCCGGCGGCTTCACCCAGAACGCCATGAGCTACCGCCTCGGCGGCCAGTGGGAATTCTCGCCCGACTGGTTCCTCGGCGCCACCGCCGCCTACACCAACAGCTGGCTCCAGACCAGCGACGGGCTGACCTCCATCAACGGCAGCGGCGGCGACATCTCCGTCGCACTCAAGCACCAGATGGGCGCGTGGCTGTTCGCCGGCGCGGTCAATCTCGGCTACAGCTCGGCCGATTCCTCCAGCCGCTTCTTCGTCGGCGAGGACCAGTGGCAGGCGGACGTCGCTTCCGACGTGTGGACGGCGGGCGTGCGCCTGCGCGCGGCCTACGAGTTCGCGTTCGCGAACTGGTATGTCCGGCCCTATGCCGATCTCGACGTGCTGCACACCTCCATGCCCGGCTATTCGCTCTCCGGCGACGGCGCGACGCTGCGGGCCGGCGACATGCAGGCGTGGACGGTCGCCTTCGAGCCGGCGGTGGAGATCGGCGCCCGCGTCAATCTCGGCGATTATGGCTGGCTCCGGCCCTATGCCACGGTGGGCGCCACCTTCATCGGCGGCAGCGGGCTGACCCAGGACGTCGCCTTCTCCGACGGCGGCGGGCAGGGCATCAACTTCACCTCGACCTCGAACATGCCCGACAGGCTGCTCGATCTCGGCGCCGGCCTGCAGTTCTTCACCAAGGACAAGTACGAGCTGCGCGGCGAGTACAAGGCCCAGATCGCCGACGATTTCCTCAACCAGGAGATCGGCCTCCGGATGGCCATCCGCTTCTGA
- a CDS encoding ABC transporter permease — protein sequence MLAPCAMVLAYSVFTRGIYGGVDYILTTENFVRVFDPLYARIFLTSARIAGLATLIAVIVAYPAAYAIAAAPRHRQAALLFLAVLPFWSNYLIRTYAWIVLLNREGLVNGALKALGYDGEPVSMLYTEGAVITGLVYNYLPFVILAVYASLSRLDRSLVEASRDLGASAFTTFYRVTLPLTVPGIAAGAVFVFVLSIGNFVTPALLGGGRFQMIGNLVYDQFLTANDWPFGAALGFVLILVMLALLSIQAMLAERAAGERKGEAA from the coding sequence ATGCTGGCACCGTGCGCGATGGTGCTCGCCTATTCCGTGTTCACCCGCGGCATCTATGGCGGCGTCGACTACATCCTGACGACCGAGAACTTCGTGCGGGTGTTCGATCCGCTCTATGCGCGCATCTTCCTGACCTCGGCGCGCATCGCCGGGCTCGCCACGCTGATCGCGGTCATCGTCGCCTATCCGGCGGCCTACGCGATCGCCGCCGCGCCCCGGCACCGGCAGGCGGCGCTGCTGTTCCTCGCCGTGCTGCCGTTCTGGTCGAACTACCTGATCCGCACCTATGCCTGGATCGTGCTCCTGAACCGCGAGGGGCTGGTCAACGGCGCGCTGAAGGCGCTCGGCTACGACGGCGAGCCGGTTTCCATGCTCTATACAGAGGGCGCCGTGATCACCGGCCTCGTCTACAACTACCTGCCGTTCGTGATCCTCGCGGTCTATGCCTCGCTGTCGCGGCTCGACCGCTCGCTGGTCGAGGCCTCGCGCGATCTCGGCGCCTCGGCCTTCACCACGTTCTACCGGGTGACGCTGCCCTTGACGGTGCCCGGCATCGCCGCGGGCGCGGTGTTCGTGTTCGTGCTGTCGATCGGCAACTTCGTCACCCCGGCGCTGCTTGGCGGCGGGCGGTTCCAGATGATCGGCAACCTCGTCTACGATCAGTTCCTGACCGCCAACGACTGGCCGTTCGGCGCCGCCCTCGGCTTCGTGCTGATCCTCGTGATGCTGGCGCTCCTGTCGATCCAGGCGATGCTGGCCGAGCGCGCCGCCGGCGAACGCAAGGGAGAGGCCGCATGA
- a CDS encoding GntR family transcriptional regulator → MTSEPASEPKRLRQRHLDLAHRVIEVARESGMQAGEHLPEQLIASRCNVSRTPIRKAFQILAEQGLVAASEEGGYRLAVDPAQFAGMEPPLPESDEDALYEAILRDLAARRIAEGQTVAALQRRYGVSRVTVQNTLQRLIEEQLVERAAGQQWIFKPVGTTGEAMAHSFEFRLLMEPAAILCPSFRADPTVIAGLRQTMEALIAGGERAFDRRLFERSDDEFHGMVARSCGNPFIEEALLNHHRRRRTGQPHASVNVFRLMQSTREHLQILEQIEREQMELAADLMRVHLRLSRTLRPRILGRGVPPPLRLVGA, encoded by the coding sequence ATGACCAGCGAACCGGCCAGCGAACCGAAGCGCCTCAGGCAGCGGCATCTCGATCTCGCCCACCGGGTCATCGAGGTCGCGCGCGAGAGCGGGATGCAGGCCGGAGAGCACCTGCCGGAGCAATTGATCGCCTCGCGCTGCAATGTATCGCGGACGCCAATCCGCAAGGCTTTTCAAATACTTGCGGAGCAGGGCCTCGTCGCGGCGAGCGAGGAGGGCGGCTATCGCCTCGCGGTCGATCCGGCCCAGTTCGCCGGTATGGAGCCGCCCCTGCCGGAGAGCGACGAAGATGCGCTCTACGAGGCGATCCTCAGGGATCTGGCGGCCCGGCGCATCGCGGAAGGCCAGACGGTCGCCGCGCTGCAGCGCCGCTATGGTGTCAGTCGGGTGACGGTACAGAATACGTTACAAAGACTGATCGAGGAGCAGCTCGTCGAGCGCGCGGCCGGACAGCAGTGGATTTTCAAGCCGGTCGGCACCACCGGCGAGGCGATGGCCCACAGTTTCGAGTTCCGCCTGCTGATGGAGCCGGCGGCGATCCTGTGCCCGTCTTTCCGGGCCGATCCGACCGTCATCGCCGGCCTGCGCCAGACCATGGAGGCGCTGATCGCTGGCGGCGAGCGGGCATTCGACCGGCGGCTGTTCGAGCGATCGGACGATGAGTTCCACGGCATGGTCGCGCGCTCGTGCGGCAATCCGTTCATAGAGGAAGCCCTCTTGAATCATCACCGCCGCCGTCGTACCGGACAGCCCCACGCCAGTGTGAACGTGTTCCGCCTGATGCAGTCGACCCGGGAGCACCTGCAGATCCTCGAGCAGATCGAGCGGGAGCAGATGGAGCTTGCGGCCGACCTGATGCGGGTGCACCTGCGCCTGTCGCGCACGCTCCGGCCGCGGATCCTCGGGCGCGGCGTGCCGCCGCCCCTGCGGCTGGTCGGGGCATGA